In Pseudomonas oryzicola, one DNA window encodes the following:
- a CDS encoding YfjI family protein produces MTTHEQLPSFLAEMPEAARASYLNPSIVPKPLPSGLARVMPWRGELLPAVLQEYVRDVAERTQCPPDFVGVTLVVAVSAVVGRKFTIHPKQHDDWTVVPNQWGVIIGRPSAMKTPALKQALRPLDALETRERNQHSMALEEYRTNTELLDIERKAAKSKATKLVSSGDKLGARAELTKVSSDVLPPVQRRYTVNDSTVEKLGELLNENPNGLLLVRDELGGWLATIQSEDGSVARAFYLECFDGNGSFTYDRIGRGTLFIESCCLSLIGGIQPSRIASLVNAAISGEVDDGLIQRLQLAVYPDDIREWRLIDRWPNQAAAKQVEQIINHLDQLPSEPRAALRFSPEAQEIFNAWYTRHMRQSRSEELHPALQSHYLKMPQTIAGLALLFELVDGGQRAVGTESTSRAINWASYLMSHALRLYGAAINAPLLGARLILERKQKLHEPFTTREVRQKDWMGLGSQDAVNKALAVLAEHDLIIGYEVAGEKGGRPSTRYIWRKR; encoded by the coding sequence ATGACCACACACGAGCAGCTACCGTCGTTCTTGGCGGAAATGCCCGAGGCAGCACGTGCCTCTTATCTGAATCCAAGCATCGTGCCAAAGCCACTGCCGAGCGGATTGGCCAGGGTTATGCCCTGGCGTGGAGAGCTACTGCCTGCTGTTCTTCAAGAATACGTGCGGGATGTCGCCGAGCGCACTCAGTGCCCACCGGATTTTGTTGGGGTCACGCTTGTGGTTGCTGTAAGCGCCGTAGTCGGACGCAAATTCACCATCCACCCAAAGCAACATGATGACTGGACAGTCGTTCCCAACCAATGGGGGGTCATCATTGGACGGCCGTCTGCGATGAAAACACCAGCGCTCAAGCAAGCGCTTCGTCCCTTGGACGCATTGGAGACAAGAGAGCGAAATCAGCACTCCATGGCGTTGGAGGAGTACAGGACCAACACTGAGCTGCTCGACATCGAGCGCAAGGCTGCTAAGAGCAAGGCGACGAAACTTGTAAGCAGCGGTGACAAACTTGGAGCGCGGGCGGAACTCACCAAGGTTTCGAGTGATGTGCTGCCTCCAGTGCAGCGTCGTTACACCGTCAACGACTCAACGGTAGAAAAGCTCGGTGAGCTGCTCAACGAGAACCCAAACGGCCTGCTGCTAGTACGTGACGAGCTCGGGGGCTGGCTCGCAACAATACAGAGTGAGGACGGCTCAGTGGCACGCGCTTTCTACTTGGAGTGCTTCGATGGCAACGGCTCATTTACCTACGATCGTATTGGCCGAGGCACCCTGTTCATCGAGTCATGTTGTTTATCGCTGATAGGCGGAATTCAACCCTCACGAATCGCATCCCTCGTGAACGCCGCGATCAGCGGCGAAGTGGATGACGGCCTGATTCAGCGCCTACAGCTCGCCGTCTATCCCGACGACATCCGTGAGTGGCGTCTGATCGATCGCTGGCCGAACCAAGCTGCCGCTAAGCAGGTGGAACAGATTATTAACCACCTCGACCAGCTCCCATCCGAGCCTCGTGCTGCTCTCAGGTTCAGCCCAGAAGCACAGGAAATATTTAACGCCTGGTATACGCGTCATATGCGACAAAGCCGGAGCGAAGAACTTCACCCAGCATTGCAATCCCATTATCTAAAAATGCCGCAGACCATTGCGGGGTTGGCCCTACTGTTCGAACTGGTCGATGGTGGACAGAGAGCCGTGGGCACAGAGTCCACGTCCCGCGCCATTAACTGGGCGAGCTACCTGATGAGCCATGCCTTGCGACTCTACGGCGCAGCTATCAACGCCCCACTACTCGGTGCCAGGTTGATCCTAGAGCGTAAACAGAAATTACACGAACCGTTTACCACACGCGAGGTGCGCCAGAAAGACTGGATGGGATTGGGCTCTCAGGACGCTGTGAACAAAGCACTCGCTGTTCTGGCTGAGCACGACTTAATCATTGGCTACGAGGTGGCCGGAGAAAAAGGTGGCCGCCCATCCACACGCTACATCTGGCGAAAAAGGTAA
- a CDS encoding helix-turn-helix transcriptional regulator has translation MPTHAPKKYLISHASLQHCFDKSRSGLEKLRESDPSFPRPIKFGPSKQAGVYFVVAEVEAWLESKISERDGVTRALSERDEQ, from the coding sequence ATGCCGACACATGCCCCCAAGAAGTACCTGATCAGTCACGCCTCGCTGCAGCACTGCTTTGACAAGAGCCGCTCTGGCCTCGAGAAGCTGCGCGAAAGCGACCCCAGCTTCCCTCGCCCCATCAAGTTTGGCCCGAGCAAACAGGCTGGCGTTTACTTCGTCGTCGCGGAGGTGGAAGCCTGGCTGGAGAGCAAGATCAGCGAGCGTGATGGAGTCACTCGGGCTCTCTCTGAGAGAGATGAGCAATGA